The sequence TGATTTTCCTGTAAAGGGGAACAAAGTATTTCACCGCAACCCATGCAGCTATGGGGATAGACAAACTGAATACAAAGCCATTCCAATTGGACAGATAGGCATTACCCGGTAGGGCCAAAAAACTTATGCTGCTCACAAAGGTAGCAAAAATGGACATTCCAATTGCCCATGAAGGTAATCTTCCACCACCAGTTGTATAATCTTTAGGTGTCCTTTTCCTGAAGGAAAAGGACACTCCAAATGCAATAATGGCGGTCATATAGACCACAAAGACCACAAGGTCAGTAATAGGTAAATCCATGTAATTGTTACGGTTAATTTGGTTTTAAAGTCCAGCCAAAGCTCAAACAGGAAATCAAGGTCATGTCACTCAATGATCATTGAGGCTATCTTACTGAACCTGGCTTTAAGTTCTTCTTCTTCATTTGGTGCAAAAGGGAACAATGGTGGGGCAAATTGGGCCTGAATGATTCCTGAAAATGACAAGGCGGTTTTAAGTCCTTTTAAGTAGCTGGATTTATAACCACCATGCCGATAAATGTTTTGGCTAATAGTCATCACCAGTTTCTGAAGCCGGATAATTTCATCAATGTCATGGGCCATTGCCGCTTGATAAAGCTTGACATAGAGCCTGGGAAACAAATTGGCTCCCCCACAAACGCCCCCATATCCACCCATTAAAACCGTTTCAGCTAACATTTCCTCTGGCCCAACCATCAAAACAAAATCTGGTTGATCATTAAAATAATACCGTAAGGACTGGAAATAGCTTCCATTAGCTGAACTATCCTTAAGCCCTATTATATTCTTGTGTTTGGACAGTGCAACTGCAGTTTGTACATCAATGGAAACTTTGGTATGTGATGGCATATTGTACAGGAACAAGGGCAATGGAATACTATCTGCCAATTGCCCATAAAAATGACAGAGCTCTTCCTGGTCAATCCCCATATAGTAAGGAGGGGCGGCCACCACTGCATATGCTCCCGATCTTTCGGCAAATTTGGAAAGCGCTATAGATCCCTTTAGACAAACATCGGTAACACCTACCAGGACGGGGATCCTCCCATCCACAAATTTACAGGTTGCTGCTATAAGTTCCTTTTTCTGTGCTATGTCCAAACTGGAAAACTCTCCTGTTGTTCCCAGGATAAACACCCCATGGACGCCTCCAGAAATCAAATGCTCAACTAATTTTTCAACACCTTGAATATCCACCTCTCCGTTGGTATCCATAGGTGTCACCATTGGAGGAATCACTCCTTTTATTGATATTTTTTGATCTAAAATTTGCATTGTTTTTATTTGTTTTTAAAATATTTTGAAAGATCCAATAGAAAAATCTGGTAAAAGTGTCCTGTTCCATTCAGAACTTTCCGGTTGTAAACCAATTGATAGCCCTTGTTCGACCAATTAATGTTGGACAACCCGGTATTGGAGGATGCTTCAGAATTAGACAACACCCTATGGGTCTCCCCATTTGGAACCTCTGTAACAAAGACCTCCTCCCGGTACCCATAGGCAAGGTATTTGCCATCACTACTCAAGGAAAAAGAGGTATCCAAACTAAAATGATTGTTGGTGATTTGGACCATTTCACCTGTATCGGGAGCTACTTTATAAATTTGGACCTCTCCTTGATTATCCTTCATACAGAAATAAACCGCCTTTCCATCTGGAGAACTGCGCAACCACTGCCGCGGACCTTGCACACCTGGATATTTTCTGTTTTGGGTAAAAGTCAACCTTTTCTGGATCACTCCCGCAGGTACGGACGGGAGTGAAAACTTGGTCCCTGCATCAATGGAGGTGACCATTTGATCGGCCTGGGAAGGTAATTGACTGATAAATACTTCAGTAGACTTTTCCTTTTTTTTATTGATAATATCCCCGAGATATGCCAAGGCATAGGTAATCGTTGACCTAGGCCCCAAACCATCCCTAAATTGAGGTATCCAGCATTCTTCGTAAGCTTTCATTATCTCACTTGAACCCGGCTTTGGTGCCTTGGTCACGCTTGCAAGAATAAATGCGACCCTTTCCCCATTAAAGTTTTTTTCATCTTGTTTTCCCTTTATACCCACAGAATCGCCATTCCATAAGGCCCCAACGGTCCTAAGGTCTGCTATACCGTGATTTGTCTCTGCCTCCCTCCTTAGGATATCATCATTATATGTAAAACTCACCCATTTGCCATCTGGACTATAGGAATAGGCATGGGAACCTCCTCGAAGTGCACCTTTCGTAAAAGGGAATTCCACGTCCCGGGATTCCATCGGTCCGAAGACATGGTCTCCTGCTTCACCAATTTGAACTTTCATGGCAAATCTTCGCGTAAAACCGTATGGATCCTCTCGGGAGGCATTTTTTAACCCATGAATAAATACCACCTCTTCCATGTTAGGGTGATAACTCACCGCTCCCATCCCCGGGCCATATTTGGACTGCTGATCATAAAAATAAATTGTTTCTATTTTGCCAGTTTCGATATTGAGCCGTTGAATTGATCGGTTTTCACCAATTTTCCCATCTTCATTTCTGTTATCAAAGACTACGTGGACATCATCGGGAGAAAATACTTGCCTTTGATTAAGAAAATGTCCCTTGGGTTCGAAGGTTAACTGTCTTTCCTCCAACCCTATTTCTATTATTCCATCAGTAGTTTTAACAGGCCCAATTGATCCTGTTCGACAACTATGCACCATTAGCGAAGCCACTCCTATTAAAAGCAATTTATTTATATCGATTCCCTGCTTTTGGAAACCAGAAGTTCGGTCAACCTTTTCCATTTTTAGGAAGATTACCTTTCCATATGGTAAAAATGACCGTCCTCTGCACCAACCAACACATCCCAAACACCATTTTTATTCCAATCCACAAAAGTTGGGCTGGTGGTATGGCCTGCCAAAACCTTCTTTGAAATGGCACCTTGATGCTTAAAAAGCACCTTTCCACTATCTTGGCGGATGTTTTCAAAAAGGGACACGTTTATGCTGTTTACCAATAAGTCCATATCCCCGTCATTGTCCCAATCAAAAAAGGATATCTTCCTCCTGCCACTTCCTCCTGCCTCAGCATGGTTCAACCTCAATGGCCCACCTTCCTGATTTATAGCCTTATCCTTATTTGAATATACAGAGGCATCCTTTCCATAAAATATTCTACGGCCAGGGCTTACCACTCTTTCTCCATTTATAGTGTTTCCCTTATATAATGAAAGAAAACCTTCATGATCCAGCATCACCAAATCCATAGTTCCATCATTGTCCCAATCGATGGCAAATGGTGTAGTCCTCCATTGGGTGACCAATTCATTATTGGAGGGTTTCCACCAGTTCCATTCAGGGGATGGAATTTCCGTATCACTATCCATTCTAATAGGAAGGGGCCCTTCAAGTGACTTTCCGTTATTCCTTATCCACTGGACTTTACCCCAGATTGAATTGAATATGATGTCCTTATTTCCATCTCCGTCCCAATCTGCCACCGAAAGTGTTGTATAACCCCATTTGGCCTCTGCAGGTCCTTGAATGGATCCTTTCCCTCCTGCTTGTATCCTTAGCGTTTGGCCATCGACTTCCAAAAGTTTGGGTTCTGCCCATTTAGGTAATGCTTTACCATTTAAATTTTCTATAAAGGCAATATATCCCGCTGAATTACCGGCAATAATATCTTCATCTCCATCATTATCCCAATCAACCCCTACCGGGGTGGCCAAGGCTCCGAATTTTAAATTATCAGCTTTCTGTCTGAAATATTTGGGGGATTCAAACAACGGTGCTCCATTATGGGTTTTCCCTGTATGCTTTATCAGTGCGACCCTACCATCTTCATCTCCTACGACCAAATCCATATTTCCGTCTTTGTCCCAATCTACGGCCACAGGAATGATCATTTCAAGGTCCATCTTGATGATCCTCCCAGTATTCCTCAAAAACTCCCCTTCTCTGTACTTGGGCTTACTACGGGTCCCTATATTTTCAAAATATGTTAATCGGTCCAAAAATTCTCCACAGATAAGGTCTAGATCTCCATCACCATCGAAATCGGCAAAATTAGGAGTAGGGGCCCCATAAACATCCAACGTTTTACCGCCAGCCTTTAACTTTCCTCTGTTGATATAACTTCCCTCCTTGTTTTCCAAAAGAAACACATATCCGTGTAAGGGTCCATTGGTCCATTCTCCTTTTTTATTGAAGGCATTATCCCATCCGTAATCCGCCCAATCATCAATACCCACCACCACATCCAAATCACCATCCCCCTCATAATCAACCATTTTCCATTGATTAAAACGTACTTTTTCCAATCCCTTTTTTAAACTATCGGCATCATACAGTCTTTCTTGGACTTCGGCCAAATTATTTCTGAAATCCGTAAGCTCGGCTCCTGGCACATTTACCCTTACCCCTTTATCAGTGTGGGACACCTGAATGTTCCTAATGGCGTCACCCAACCTAACGGGTGGTTCAAAATCGGGAAATTCGTCACCTGAGATATTCTCAAAATAATATATGCCATTAAAAGGTTTATCCGGACATGAAACCAACATATCCATATCACCATCCCCATCATAATCCATAGGAAGTGGCCAAGCCCATAGACCTACCCCTAAAAATGGAGTTGCTTCAGGGTTGTTATATTTGACGATCTTAAATTCGGACTGTACTACAGAGGAACTGTTATCAACTGAGTCCTTGGCTTCTGAGCAGGAGAACAACATCAGTACACTAGCCGCTAATCCCGTATAGAAAAGATTCTTTATCATAGCTTGTTTATCATTTGGTTATTGAGTCCAACAGGGGATCGTTGAGCTCTTCCATTTTACTTAATATTTTATATGTAAGGTGCTTAATAATATTCCTTATTTCACCCCGCTTCTCTTTTATTAGATTATTTTTCTCATCAGGGTCCGTTTCAAGATGATATAGTTCATCCCTTCTCGGATCCTGAAAATCCTTGACCAGTTTCCATTTTTTGGTCCTGTACGAGCGCATATGGGCAGTGCTGTAGTTTACCATGCTATATTCTGTATAAAGGTCATTTTCCCAGTCATCCGCCAATTCCCCTTTAAGGACGGGTACAATGCTCCTTCCCCGTAAAGTCTTATCCTCAGGCACCGGTATATTCGCCATTTCGAGTAAGGTTGGGAACCAATCCAAATTGGAGAATGTCTTTTTTATTTTTAGATCAGGCTGGATGGCCCCTGGCCATCTGATCAGCACGGGAATATGGAGTGATTGATCATATAAGTTGGGCCTGGAATTTTTCGCCAGATTCTCTGTGGCCGGGTGGTCGCCCTTGGTAATCCAATATCCGTTACCCTTGTGTTCTATCCCGTTATGTCCCATATTATATCCATGGTCCGAAGTAAAGATCACGATCGTATTTTCATACAATCCCAATTCGTTCAATTTCTTCATTAGCTTTCCTACATTTCTATCTATCCCTGAAGCACTGGCCAAATATTCCTTCATTCTGGATTTAACCCTTTCGGTGTCCAGGTCAGGATAGTCTGGATGAGGCACCCTCATTTCCATGTTTTCATATGGGGCCCAGTCCTCATCGGCTACCGGCAACCATTTGCTGTGAGGAGACCTATAATGAACACTTAGCAAAAAAGGGGTGTTTTGATGATCATCGATAAATTCCAATGCCCTGTTGGTCAGGATATCAACCGTCAATCCTTTCATTTGGTGGATTTCACCGTTTTCTTCCAGATTAGGGTCCACTGGTGACTCCCCTCCTCCTGTAAGTCCCATAAAGTACCCATAACCGTGATTGGTTGGATGAAACTTCTTATCCATCCCGGATTCTGTCCAGTCCCCCAAATGCCATTTTCCAATCAAACCGGTTCGATAACCATTGTCCCGTAATACCTCTGCAAAAGTGATATTTGCAGGATCTAGCCCAGTTGCTCTTCCAGGCTGGTAGAGCTTATGCCCTGGTTGGGGGATAAAATCCGGAATACCCAATTCCGAAGCATATTGACCGGTTATCAATGTCGCTCTCGAAGGACTGCATACGGGGGTGGTTACGAATGCATTCTCAAAGAAGGCCCCTTCTGAAGCCAACTTGTCCAAATTTGGACTATAAGCCTGGTCATTGCCCGATGTCCTCAATGTCCAGTAAGCTTGATCATCGGTAAGGACAAACAG comes from Echinicola vietnamensis DSM 17526 and encodes:
- a CDS encoding dihydrodipicolinate synthase family protein — its product is MQILDQKISIKGVIPPMVTPMDTNGEVDIQGVEKLVEHLISGGVHGVFILGTTGEFSSLDIAQKKELIAATCKFVDGRIPVLVGVTDVCLKGSIALSKFAERSGAYAVVAAPPYYMGIDQEELCHFYGQLADSIPLPLFLYNMPSHTKVSIDVQTAVALSKHKNIIGLKDSSANGSYFQSLRYYFNDQPDFVLMVGPEEMLAETVLMGGYGGVCGGANLFPRLYVKLYQAAMAHDIDEIIRLQKLVMTISQNIYRHGGYKSSYLKGLKTALSFSGIIQAQFAPPLFPFAPNEEEELKARFSKIASMIIE
- a CDS encoding DUF3748 domain-containing protein, whose protein sequence is MEKVDRTSGFQKQGIDINKLLLIGVASLMVHSCRTGSIGPVKTTDGIIEIGLEERQLTFEPKGHFLNQRQVFSPDDVHVVFDNRNEDGKIGENRSIQRLNIETGKIETIYFYDQQSKYGPGMGAVSYHPNMEEVVFIHGLKNASREDPYGFTRRFAMKVQIGEAGDHVFGPMESRDVEFPFTKGALRGGSHAYSYSPDGKWVSFTYNDDILRREAETNHGIADLRTVGALWNGDSVGIKGKQDEKNFNGERVAFILASVTKAPKPGSSEIMKAYEECWIPQFRDGLGPRSTITYALAYLGDIINKKKEKSTEVFISQLPSQADQMVTSIDAGTKFSLPSVPAGVIQKRLTFTQNRKYPGVQGPRQWLRSSPDGKAVYFCMKDNQGEVQIYKVAPDTGEMVQITNNHFSLDTSFSLSSDGKYLAYGYREEVFVTEVPNGETHRVLSNSEASSNTGLSNINWSNKGYQLVYNRKVLNGTGHFYQIFLLDLSKYFKNK
- a CDS encoding FG-GAP repeat domain-containing protein translates to MIKNLFYTGLAASVLMLFSCSEAKDSVDNSSSVVQSEFKIVKYNNPEATPFLGVGLWAWPLPMDYDGDGDMDMLVSCPDKPFNGIYYFENISGDEFPDFEPPVRLGDAIRNIQVSHTDKGVRVNVPGAELTDFRNNLAEVQERLYDADSLKKGLEKVRFNQWKMVDYEGDGDLDVVVGIDDWADYGWDNAFNKKGEWTNGPLHGYVFLLENKEGSYINRGKLKAGGKTLDVYGAPTPNFADFDGDGDLDLICGEFLDRLTYFENIGTRSKPKYREGEFLRNTGRIIKMDLEMIIPVAVDWDKDGNMDLVVGDEDGRVALIKHTGKTHNGAPLFESPKYFRQKADNLKFGALATPVGVDWDNDGDEDIIAGNSAGYIAFIENLNGKALPKWAEPKLLEVDGQTLRIQAGGKGSIQGPAEAKWGYTTLSVADWDGDGNKDIIFNSIWGKVQWIRNNGKSLEGPLPIRMDSDTEIPSPEWNWWKPSNNELVTQWRTTPFAIDWDNDGTMDLVMLDHEGFLSLYKGNTINGERVVSPGRRIFYGKDASVYSNKDKAINQEGGPLRLNHAEAGGSGRRKISFFDWDNDGDMDLLVNSINVSLFENIRQDSGKVLFKHQGAISKKVLAGHTTSPTFVDWNKNGVWDVLVGAEDGHFYHMER
- a CDS encoding sulfatase-like hydrolase/transferase; this encodes MIVFKNGLVVSLTISLWFICVSAYSNGSNGEIRKPNILFVLTDDQAYWTLRTSGNDQAYSPNLDKLASEGAFFENAFVTTPVCSPSRATLITGQYASELGIPDFIPQPGHKLYQPGRATGLDPANITFAEVLRDNGYRTGLIGKWHLGDWTESGMDKKFHPTNHGYGYFMGLTGGGESPVDPNLEENGEIHQMKGLTVDILTNRALEFIDDHQNTPFLLSVHYRSPHSKWLPVADEDWAPYENMEMRVPHPDYPDLDTERVKSRMKEYLASASGIDRNVGKLMKKLNELGLYENTIVIFTSDHGYNMGHNGIEHKGNGYWITKGDHPATENLAKNSRPNLYDQSLHIPVLIRWPGAIQPDLKIKKTFSNLDWFPTLLEMANIPVPEDKTLRGRSIVPVLKGELADDWENDLYTEYSMVNYSTAHMRSYRTKKWKLVKDFQDPRRDELYHLETDPDEKNNLIKEKRGEIRNIIKHLTYKILSKMEELNDPLLDSITK